The region TATACCAATCGCGGGTTTGAGCAGGGTTATGTTGAATCATATCTTCTGCCTTCATCTCACCGTTTTCGCGCCAAAAATATGGTCCGTATTCTCCGTTCGGACCGTACCATTTTTTTGTTCCTTTATAATAAGAATCGCGTCCATCAAACTTATTGGGTTCGAATACTACTTGTATTCCAAGGAAAGTGGGATCAGAGAGTGTGAGCTTTTTTATAAAATTATCAGCTAAAGTACGGTCGAACTTCTCTCCGAAATCGGAAAATGCTATAAAAGCAGCAGCGCCTGCCTTAGATGCATCAAGAGCTTTTTCTATGTCGTTCTTTACCTGATTGCCGTATCTGAATGCCATTTCATCAGCCATTTCCATAGCTTTATTTCTGGACATTTGTCTGGTTTTTGTAACAGTTATGCTTGTAAAAGTTACAAAGATTAAAATTACTAGTACGCTAATACCTATGGCAATTTTAGGTCCGATTTTTAAATTTCTAAACATGTACCCCCCCAGGAACAAATAATTAAATCTTAAAAGTTTTATCTTACTCATCGCATCTTGGTTTAAGAGAATGATGATTTTTATAATAGATTTTTAAAAGAGGCTATATAATTATGTCCAGTTTAATAAGATTATTCTAATTTTAAGAGGTTGCTGTTAAAAAATAAGTTCTATTCCGATCGGACAATGGTCTGATCCTAAAATATCCTGTTCAATCCAAGCTTTTTTTACATGATCTTTGAGTTCTTCCGAGACGAAGAAATAGTCAATTCTCCACCCTGCGTTGTTTTTTCGGGCATTAAAGCGGTAACTCCACCATGAATAGTTCCCGCCTTCAGGCTCAAACATTCTAAAGGTATCAATATATCCATGCTTAATAAATTTATCCAACCACTCTCGTTCAATAGGTAAAAACCCTGACCTCTCAGAATTAGCTTTGGGATTTTTGAGGTCGATCTCTTTATGCGCAGTGTTAAAATCTCCGCCGACAACAATTGGTTTTTTTTTGCGCAGTTCCTGTGCATATTCAAGGAAGCAATCATAGAAACCTAATTTATATTTAAGGCGTTCGTCATTCATTTGCCCGTTAGGGTAGTAAATGTTGAATAAATAGAATTGTTCGTATTCAGTAAGAATTACGCGGCCTTCTCCCTGATATGTTTCATCCGGTAGGCCGTAAGAGTGGGAAAGGGCTGGTGTGCGTGAAAAACAAACTGTGCCGGAGTACCCTTTTTTACCTTTGGACCAGTTCCAGAATGATTCATACCCTTCAAAATCGCGATGAGTGTCAGGTATCTGATCCGGGTGGGCTTTGGTTTCCTGAAGCATTACGACATCTGCATCGCTCTGCTGAAACCACTCTGTGAAATTTTTTTTTATTACAGCTCGGTATCCATTGACGTTCCAAGAGTATATTTTCATTGTTCAATCCTGTTTTTTAGAAAGATAACAAATCTTGTGATTAGTTGCTAAGAACTATTATCTTATAGTCTGCTTGATAAAAAGCGTTTTTAGCGTGTAGTT is a window of Desulfovibrio sp. UCD-KL4C DNA encoding:
- a CDS encoding exodeoxyribonuclease III, which gives rise to MKIYSWNVNGYRAVIKKNFTEWFQQSDADVVMLQETKAHPDQIPDTHRDFEGYESFWNWSKGKKGYSGTVCFSRTPALSHSYGLPDETYQGEGRVILTEYEQFYLFNIYYPNGQMNDERLKYKLGFYDCFLEYAQELRKKKPIVVGGDFNTAHKEIDLKNPKANSERSGFLPIEREWLDKFIKHGYIDTFRMFEPEGGNYSWWSYRFNARKNNAGWRIDYFFVSEELKDHVKKAWIEQDILGSDHCPIGIELIF